GATCTTTTCCTTTGAAGAGGGCCTTTCCCCCCATGTGAACCATTGGGGGCTTTCGGAGAATAAGGGAGTGAACAAGTGTTGACTTTCCGCAACCGCTCTCGCCGGCTATTCCAAAGACCTCTCCCTCTTTGATATCGAAAGTTACGCCATCAACAGCTTTAACATGACCTACCGGAGTGGCGTAGTAAATTCTGAGATCCCTGACCTTGAGGATTGCCATTATTCCTCCCTCCGTAAGCGGGGGTTAAACACTTCATCGAGACCGGTGTTGATAAAATAAAGTCCCGTGATCAAGATGGCAATGACGAGACCCGGTGGAATGGCCCACCACCAGTAGCCGAGAGTTATCGCATTCCAAAGTACCGCCTGCTGAAGCATTATCCCGAGTGACATACCTCTAGTTGGACCCAATCCGATGAAATCCAGTCCAACAGCTGCAAGTATCGAACCTCCAAACTGGAGGATGAAGACCATGAAGACGTAGGATATCATATTTGGCATTATCTGACCAAAGATTATCTTGAGGTCACTGAGGCCCGAGAGCCTCGCTAAATGCACAAACTCCCTGTTTTTTAGCGATAGTGTCTGAGCCCTCACCGCCCTAGCAGTCCATGGCCATGCCGTTAGGCCGATTATGAGGCTCTCAATGCCAATTCCTCTGTAGGGGAGGTAAGCCGCTATGATTATCAAGAGGGCTATCGTCGGTATGACGAGCATTATGTTCGTGAGCATCATCAGTATCTCGTCAGTCCAGCCTCCCTTGTAGCCCGCGACAAAGCCTATTATCAGACCGAGGAGTGTGGCAAGGCCTCCAGCTGCAATTCCAATGAAGAGAGACGATCTCATTCCATAGGTTAGCTGTGCGTAGATGTCCCGCCCA
The DNA window shown above is from Thermococcus sp. and carries:
- a CDS encoding ABC transporter permease, yielding MSLKRTLRIAVKNTKFKIGMGIVIIMALLALLGPLVTPFDNMGYYPLKFGSRVFPKPTTPSLPPMSKDTVYGPGGVVNVTHYLGTDSFGRDIYAQLTYGMRSSLFIGIAAGGLATLLGLIIGFVAGYKGGWTDEILMMLTNIMLVIPTIALLIIIAAYLPYRGIGIESLIIGLTAWPWTARAVRAQTLSLKNREFVHLARLSGLSDLKIIFGQIMPNMISYVFMVFILQFGGSILAAVGLDFIGLGPTRGMSLGIMLQQAVLWNAITLGYWWWAIPPGLVIAILITGLYFINTGLDEVFNPRLRREE